The DNA region AAAGCTTTCTAATGTGTGTGATGCAAATAGTCCATGTGATAATTTCTAATTTAGTTGCTGGAAAAGATAATTCACGGTTTCGTGGGTGCTTGTAAGTTGTGATAAGAAAGTAACTATTCGGGGAAAGGCTGATTTGAATACTAAGCAAATGTTTACTATAGATAAGATTAGATAAGCATCACTTGCTCCAGGCtgattaattaaattaaatgtcaCTTAGTTAGTTTAGGGGTGCTCGTAAGCCGCTGCTGTTATACTTTAAGAGCCGTCAATGCCGCAGGCCACGTGCAGGAATCGCATACCCCGTGCAGTGGGCCACCCAGCAACCTTACCACCCGCttcccaccgcccaccgccctccagccaccacccaccaagTCACACACGGAACGTTCCTGCTATTTCAACGGCAAATGTCAAGGTCAGTGAGAGGGGGCGTCAGGCGATTCCTGGAAAAGCCAGAGCCAATGCCAAAGTCAAAGGTTGAAAGTGCACCGCAATCTGCCCATATTAAACCATATCTTGGGAAACCGGACGCAGCGTAACCCGAACTGGATTCTTACTCAAAGCGAAAATTTGGAGAAGACAGGCTTCTCGGATTTCACAGATTTTGCATATGCGAACAATGCACATTGCGGCCAATTTTGAGTGGCTGTTCAAGTGGAAGATACACGGGAAAGAAAAAAGGGCAGATAACATGATTATTACTCGGACTTCAAGGAAATTTTGTACATTTGCGTTTAATTATGAACTATAACTCAACAAAGTGAGCTTCCTGATTCAGAGtaaattttggtttttaaGACCACTGTTAAAATCATatcaaaaagtaaaaatattcTCTTTGATAGTTTCAACACGTATATTCTCCAACTGTAGGCGATTTGATTCGACTGATCCCTGGAATCGTACGGAGCTTATGATaaagatagatagatagatagagcAGCGACTTGGAGAACTGACAGTCTGATTCATGgtaaatttccatttctttgaTTGCATTGCACTGGGTCcctgctgttattgttgttgttctttcgCCTTGTTTGTGGGCGGGGAACCAAACATAAATCGGCACAGATATGTACACACAATGAACACACATATGTGCAAAGTGCACAAACACTGGCAGCAGCCAACAGTAAGACCCGATGATAGCACTAGTGGGCAGAAATAGAACTTACTGTTTTCACTTAATATGCCATTTAAACGGACTCCTAATTCTCTGTCTGTATTTCCGCCGATCAGGACACCACTGCACGCATTattatattgttattattcAATTTGCACACTAGAGCTGGGACACACTGCGATTTCTATTTGATAATATCGATGCTTTGACTTTGCTTCAACTATCGATATTCAATTCTTTTTGTAGCCGGTTCACACTAGGGCGCAATTAGCGTATCAATATTAAAGTTAATTCCTAATTTTATAGTATACGTAATTATTGTTGAATTTTTGGACAACAAAATTAGGAACGACAAATCAGTTAAAGACGGCAAGTCAACATTTTGTATTATATATCCATAAGAAGTTGTTATGCAgatgcatttattttaaaagacatgttattaattatatttaatgttcTATTTTGAGAATATTTTAactgtaattaattaaatcagTTATTACAAGAAAACGTAACAGTTCAATTCAATCTAGTTCGATTGCGCTCGATACATTGGAAgtttaatttttgcttttactttaaaaaaaagtataaaaccctatttatttaaattgtttatgtaaatattaaaaacaaaaataatgattAATAAGATTTGGGATAAATGATCAACTGTAAGCTGACAACTGTAACGAAAGCTTTGTCAAAAGCTCTTACCTTGGAgctttaatatgtttttgccTCAATGTATACAATGTTGAGACATTCcacaaaaatgaagaaaacttaataaatattttgatgttACAAACATGGTTAGCTTTTTTAAGTAacaaatttttgattttaaagattatttcccaataaaattaattataagcAATTGAACATGCTACATTTCGAGGTCACGTAAGCAAATATCAAACGCCAAAATATATGCAACAAAACACGCGCATAGGTATGTTATACATAATTTATTGTAATAATGCCTTGCGCTTGAAAAGgaaataacaacaattttGCGGATAAAAAAACCAACCTGTTATTGAATAGCGAAGCGAGAAAACTTTTCAGCCTTCAGCGCTCAGGGGAAGCACTCGTGTGTAAGTAGTTTATATCCTTTGTGCTGGTCCTGCCTGCCCAAACAATTTTTTACTTGTGGCCAACAGCTTtgacttttcacttttctcaACTATTTTGGGTTGAATATCACTGCCACAAAACACTCTTGGCCTAGGCGTTAACACTTAAGCtacaatttataataatttattcgTGCGATTTAAAAGAGTAACGATGTCGTACAAAAAGGATGGATTTTCCGGGAATATAACGGAGGAAAACTGGCGATTTTCTTTCGCGGAGGTGACGTGACGCGTGCCTAGAGAGTTGAGAGTTACACATAAATACACCACTGGTGGCTGCTGGTATATATCCTGCTCGTTTGCATCCACGCGCAATTCCCTCCTTCTTACATCGCGTATACGACGCGTGCGCCGTATCCAGCTGGCGCCCTCTGGCGGCAGACAACAGCACCCAACCGCTTTCATATTTGGCCCCTAGATGTCCATCCCTAGAAGTTCATCGTTGCTGATAAATTCACAGGCCCTCTTCGCTATTATGCGATAATCTGCGAAAGGGATACAACAACATTTgtattatgaattattaaaagaaaataatcaaAAGACTTACCCTTCTGGTACTTGCAGTTGTACATTTGCATCACACAACTGCTGGCAAACGTTCTTAGGCAGCCATCGAGGACGTCCAGGGCACAAACAACCCGGTATCCCATTGGACACACATCATGGCACTTTTTGGGAACTACTGGGGCAAGTGGTCTTCGAAAAAGTGCTCGGAATATATAGATTTAGACTTACCACTCAAGGTAAAAAGCTGGCCGCCAACTATTGTGAAGATCCCTAGAAGCACACAAATGAGAAGTAGTTTGTTGCCCAACGTGCatacaaattgcatttttactATCCAACCGTTCGCGCTTTTTGCCAAACCCGTATTGAAATTCAATTCCACAAAAGTTTTCAGAGACCCAAAAAATTGTACATCTTATATTTCGCCTTGTcaattgtgtaaatatttatatatttcttaaaaatattcaGCTGCTTCTCCTGCGCCTGGTTATTTTCCCCCTACCGTCTGCACTCCTCTGAGTCCCGTGTGCAACGACCTGTTGTATCTTTTCTCCACTCTggtgaaattatttttataacattttatatatgcatttatGTCAGTTTTCCTGTTTTCTTCTTACCCTCCCGTTTTTGGCAGGCATGCAGATCCATTTCGCAGGGATTCTTGTAGGTACAGCGAATTTCCCTGCCATTCCTGACAGTTTTCCCGCAAAGGTAATTAATTTCGTTTCTCGAGCAATTACTGTTACAGTTCTGTGATTTCGCTAGTCcaagaaaagccaaaaaaacgACCAGGATGATCAACTTCATGTTGGAGCGAGGGCTGTTAAAGTGTCTCGAGCTGGTGattgaaattagttttataTCTGGACGAAAATAGGCCAGCGAATGAACTCGATTCGAAATCCATATGTCGCTTGAACAAAGGTTTCGATCCCATAGGCAGGTGTGTTCATTTTGCACGTGTTTCCGTTAATAATGCTACGAAACATGgcaattcataaaaaaaagtaataagAATATATACTACAAAAAATAGTAAGGTGCACCTTTAGGCTTCattaaaaagtaataataaatgaGTAAATGGTACCATTATATTAAAACCGCTATCTACTTTTCGGGCGAGCACAATTTAACATAAAAGAGTTCATTTACTAACCATTTgcttttttaattgcttacTAGTCTTAGCGCAAAGCCTTCATCTTGCGTCCTCGTGCAACTTCATTAATCTTTTGGTAGAATAATAAGCcacaaacaaattattttctaaaaGGAGTTATGCATCTATCCTGGGAGGTTGAACTAGAGCTAAGCAATTAAACCAATATTAATTATCACAATCAAACCGGTAAAGTACAAGCTTTAGAAGAATATCTTATTCGAGattcaaatttgaaaatccgaaaaaaagtgaaagtttTAAAACAtccataataataataagttgTTATTGTCATGtgacaaatataaaatatttaatagtcATATATCGTCAGATAATAAACATTCACCTGGGCAATCAAGTTTTTGTTCACTCAGCTGATTAAACCCGtttccttttatttatttaaaatttttgtatgGATAAACAATATTTGTAGGCTTATTAAAAGATTTTTATCAACTTGTTTACTAGACCAATGAGTTGTAGTGAATTCAAGGGGTAAGATAAAAGACCacttgtataaataaaaaatcatacaATATAGCTCGCATTTATTggtaaatattcatttaatttgacaTCTTATGTGCATGATCCAATCCGTGGTTCGTTGACATACGCTGCAATGGTATATTAAAAATGGTATAATAATGGTATAGAGTAGTATACAGATGAACTCACCTTCTGCATGACGGCAGGCGTACATATCTAGTAGACAGCGACTTCCGAATGTCATGTCTCGACCGCCGGTATTCCCATTACTGTCTGTATAGGGAAACCAGGCACAGACCCGCGGTGCTCCCCGAGAACACCATCTTGGACAGTAGATCTCCTTCGTACACTCCTCCTTCGTAGTGGCTACCATGGCTAGAGGGATACTCAATTTATAATCCTTGAACCACTTTATATAGAATTACATTTCAAAACCCCTTTCGTGGCATTTACCAAGTTGGAATGTGAAATCATATCTCGGATTAACTTACGTGGCAAGCAGCGATTGGCTCTCATGCAATTTTCATTGGCAAAGATGCAACCGTTCTGAAAGACGCGACAAACGCGATCCACCACTGACCAGACCAGATCCTTATAGTAGGGAGTGCATCTTGCTCGAAGCATACACGTATTCGAGCAATCTGTTGTCTGAGCTTCACTGAGATGAATAATACCACCCAACAGGACGAACAGTAAGGAGAGATTGACCAACATGTTGGGAATGATGAACAAGGGCGACTGGAACGGTTTCCGTAGggttcttatttatttatatttgtgaAGATTAATTCAAGTGTTTCGATATCGCTCTCACCCATTTAATCAATGTTTAATCAGCTGGGAATAGCATACATCTTATGGCACCTGTTAAGTTAAAcggaaatcaaattaaagcaAGTTGAGAGCAAAAACTTATGATTTCGGTGtaaataaacttaaagcaTTATATAACTTTCGACcaacttttctttttcgaagctttcataaataaataattataatatacatataatttatatagTTCCCTAAGCATCCATTATGAATAGTTGGCAATGAGCAAAGCCTTTAAATCCAAACGTGCATTCTGGTTTCCAGAACAGAATAACTACTAGTACCGTGCCAGTACTATATTTCCAACCGATTCgaattacttttaattaaaaaaaaaatgcttaattatTAATAGGTCAAATATGAAAGAGTAGCTCATCGTCttttaaaatgctttatttCTTTTCGCCTATTACTTTTAATGTGAAAGTTAAAATTACGCACGCGTTTTGATTGACTTGGTCTCGTGACGGTGTATTAATTCGGCCAAAAAAGGCAGCAAGCAAATCTTTGAACTCcatatgcaataaattttcGACTCTGTCAGCTTGGCCAACTTCGATTTGGCCCGGTCGAAAAGACATGACAGTCGACGGGTCGCAGCCAAGTGAATGGGAGCTCTGATTTTTGGGAGCACGGAGCGCTGTCATTATTTTAGGTTTATTGTGGCACCGAGAAATTCATTGTGAAAATGGCTTATAGAAGTACTCATGATCTTACAtctttttatttcaaaaatgtgACACAAAGTATTTTTGATTCAAGTTTCCAGCTGTTAGGACAGCCTCTGAAAAGTTTGTTGCTAAAAATTTGTCTagcatatttttgtttaaattataaatattttattttacgtCTGCGCTTAGGGAATTAGCTTCAATACAGAAACTCGTTTTCCATTCTTTTTGCTAGTCCTAAGGTCCGCCCTGTATGTACGCAAAGTTTTCCGGTTGAATAGGCGATATACACAACGTCCAGGTTTTGCTCTGCATGGGTCATTGTTGTTATTAAAAGCCTTCAAAACACgaacatttttgttatttttaaggCCATTTCTAAAGGCTACTTTGAGAGGTCGTCCCGTTTTCAGGTCTTTTACAAGAAACACGACATTATGACGCCTTTTTTCTGCCGTTCTTTTAGGCAGCACGTAGTATTTGGCTTTCGGGTACAAATAGGGATAGCATTTCTTACATGAAGATCTGCGGGATTTCGGCTGGATTTGTTCCGATACCTCATTGTCTGCATGGTCACCAATGGACTGACCGAGTGTCAGATTCATGACCGCCAAgagcatccacatccacacagCACGCATGACCGACTTTCGATTGGAGCTGCTACGATCTCTTTGGGGAGTTCAAGTGGTGGTCAAACCGAATCGATTTGTGCTGGAAAATGATCgctttaaattgaaattcaaacATATAATTGTTAGCCTGGCCGAAACGTTTTCCAATCGTACTTTAGagccatttaaaaaaaacccagCGTGAGTGAAGGTTAAGGTGGTTAGCGGGTTTAGCAATATGATTGGTGggtgtaaaatattttattttttcgaatTGCATAGGCAATGAAAATGTGATTACATACAAAAGCAGTTgaactttatttatatttatctgAACACTATTAAATGTTCATGGAATTTAACAGCTGTATTCAGAACCAGTTCAtcatatatcaatatatatctatatgcCTATATAAGCTCATCACATTGTCACGATCAGTCAGAATGAATATCACATTTCTCCTAAAATGAAGTCGTTTAGcgtaattttttgtttgctttttgtctTAACACAGATAGCGGCACAAACCCAGCGGGAATGTCCTGATATCTGTCCTGCAATTTACAGTCCTGTGTGTGTAGAAGCCTtgataaatggaaaatgggttCGATGTTTATTCAGCAATAGCTGCCAACTAGGTGTCAGCACTTGTCGTCATGGAATAAGTGAGTACCTGGTTTAATTTGTTAcgctttattaaattttatttgaaatgatTTTCCCGCAGATTGGTGCAAacaaaatgaagaaaaatgtaaaagaagTTCGCCCACCTGCAGTCAATACCGCtaaactaaatataaatttcgaaagtacacaaaaatttgttttatggaCCAAGTTATGACGTTAATTTACTAACTGAATTGACGCCTTTCGCagaataaaatatgttttggGGTATTTGTGACTCTACACTGAAATGAATGTCTTTgtattgttttgctttttgtatGGCAAATGACTTTGACTTGAATTTACTTAGTATTTATACgtttatttcattaaatactttttcaaaagtgtaaCCTACCTATGCTACTGTGAAaactgtgtttttttttgttgagtaaggtcttttcttatttatttactcgtagagtaaaagggtatactagattcgttaaaaagtatgtaacaggcagaaggaaccgtttccgaccatataaagtatatatattcttgatcaggatcaatagccgagtcgatttggccatgtccgtctgtccgtccgtctgtccgtccgtatgaacgctgagatctcaggaactacaaaagctagaaagttgagattaagcatacagactccagagacatagaagcagcgcaagtttgtcgattcatgttgccacgcccactctaacgcccacaaaccgcccaaaactgccacgcccacacttttgaaaaatgttttgatattttttcatttttgtattagtcttgtaaatttcaatcaatttgccaaaaaattttttgccacgcccactctaacgcccacaaaccgccaaaaactgtccttcgcacttacactagctgagtaacgggtatcagatagtcggggaactcgactatagcgttctctcttgtttgtgTTCTAAATTTAGGCGTAACTACTATGTGATCCGTATTGTACATGTTGCTATTTGCTTTTATTCCAACTCTTTTTTGAGGAAATCCAAACATTCCCACAGCTGGTTTCCGCGGTGACCTTGGCTAACATATTTCGCATTATACGGATCTCTATAAAACCCATAACTCCCCAATTATTCGGGTTAGTACCAACTAAACATTCTCGAAATAACTCAAAGAATGCGGTGCAGGATTTTGGTGCTGTGTGCAATCATTTGCCTCTTTGTAATTTTGACCGAGGCCAGACAGAGGAAAGCTAAACATTCCGCTGATAGAAGATCACTGGCAGTGAGAAGTGGACACAGGAACCAGCGGAGTAGTGTTCGTCAAGGAAGAAGATTGACTGCCCGATCTGGGAGGCAAAGGAAACGCAGACTAAATGCGGCCAAGAAAAACAGGAGAAGGCGTAACTTGGCTAGAAAGTCAAAGCGGAAGACTAAGGCCAAAACTGAGTCAAACGCCAGAAGTGGTGCAACATACGCTATTTTACCATTGGATTTCCAGCAGAATTTCGTGCGAACCACCGACAACCTGCGATCGGAGAAGGCCTTTTTGGCCAGTCGATATGGCTTCAGTTTTGCCAAGACTTCTGGCACTGCCACCTTGAAAAACACGGCCAATATGGAGTACACCTGCAAAATGAACATTGGTACACCCAAGCAGAAGTTCACAGTGCTTCCGGACACCGGAAGCTCGAATATTTGGGTGCCAGGTCCGCATTGCAAGAGTAAGGCGTGCCAGAAGCACAAAAAATACCATCCGGCCAAGTCGAGTACCTATGTTAAGAATGGCAAATCCTTTGCCATCACCTATGGCTCGGGTAGTGTGGCTGGAGTTCTGGCCAAGGATACGGTGCGAATTGCTGGGCTGACTGTCACCAATCAGACATTCGCCATGACTACCAAGGAACCGGGAACTACATTCGTGACATCCAATTTCGATGGCATACTGGGACTGGGATATCGATCCATATCGGTGGACAATGTCAAGACGCTGGTGGAGAACATGTGCTCGGAGGACGTGATCACCAGTTGTAAGTTCGCCATTTGCATGAAGGGCGGCGGCAGTTCCTCGCGAGGCGGTGCCCTAATCTTCGGCAGCTCCAACACCAGTGCGTACAGCGGATCCAATAGCTACACCTACACTCCGGTGACGACGAAGGGCTACTGGCAGTTCACACTGCAGGACATTTATGTGGGCAGCACCAAAGTGAGTGGCTCTGTGCAGGCCATTGTGGATTCGGGAACATCCCTGATCACAGCTCCGACGGCCATTTACAACAAGATCAACAAGGTCATTGGATGCACCGCCACCTCCAGCGGCGAGTGTTGGATGAAGTGCGCCAAGGAAATACCCGACTTCACCTTTGTCATTGCGGGCAAGAAGTTCGTCGTGAAGGGAAACAAGATGAAGGTCAAGGTGAAAACCAACAGAGGCAAGACAGTCTGCATATCGGCGGTATCTGAAGTTCCCGACGAACCGGTGATCCTGGGCGATGCATTTATCCGGCATTTTTGCACGGTATTCGACTTGGCCAACAATCGCATCGGATTCGCAGCCACTACGTACGCCACATAGACTTATCTGTATTACCTATAATGCAGCTGATCTCGCACAGACGATCATTTGAAATTTTAGTACTCCTGTTACTTACAACTCTCTACTCCTATGTACCTTGCAACATATGTACCTTGAAAATATTTACGTAAACTGTTGTAAGTTAAGCTTTAAGTTTAGTATTTTATATCTTGTAAATCATTTTGCTAACGGATTTATATTTAACGTTTTCTTAAATACAAATATCTAAACTTCCAAATGCTTTTCAGCCTACTCATTTACCTACTTAATTAACGCGAGCAGCTGCGAAGTTACGTGTGCGCAATTCCAATTGCAACGTTTAAAGTTAAGAGTTATATTTTCAGTTCTACAATTAGTTTCATAGAAGATGCTTCGAGTTTTGTTATTCTTGCTCGCGGGTCTAAGTTTAGTCTTTGCGACTGGAAAAATTCTAAAGGTACCGCTTCATGTTAGGAGGAGCTTCGAAGGAAGTGAAGTCTTCCTGGCGGAAAATGCATCCAAAGGAAGCAAAACACTTCAGCTGCTGCTTAAATCGCACAACAATATGGAGTATTATGGGAACATATCTATGGGAAACCCTAGGCAAAACTTCAGTGTGATCTTCGACACAGGATCTTCGAACACGTGGTTACCCTCTGTGAACTGCCCGAAGAGTAATGCAGCATGTCAAAATCACCGCAAGTATAACTCTTCCGCATCAAGTAGTTATGCTCCGGATGGCAGAAACTTCACCCTGCAATATGGATCGGGAAGGGTGGTTGGTTATCTATCACAGGATACTATGCACATTGCTGGAGCTGAGTTGCCCTCCCTCACATTCGGAGAAAGTCTATTCCTTCAACACTTTGCCTTTAGTGAAGTACAATTCGATGGACTAGTGGGCTTGGGTCTGGGCGTCTTGTCCTGGTCCAATACAACGCCGTTTTTGGAACTCCTGTGCGCCAACCGATTAATTGagaaatgtatattttcggtGTACCTCCGTCGAGAGCCGAGGGAGATAGTCTTTGGCGGTTTCGATGAAACCAAATTTGAAGGAAAACTGCACTATATGCCAGTCAGCCAATGGCGTACTTGGAGTCTTGAAATAACCAAAACTTCAGTGGCCACTAAGCAAATTGGCGGTAAAAGTAATGCCA from Drosophila santomea strain STO CAGO 1482 chromosome 3R, Prin_Dsan_1.1, whole genome shotgun sequence includes:
- the LOC120452765 gene encoding uncharacterized protein LOC120452765; protein product: MKLIILVVFLAFLGLAKSQNCNSNCSRNEINYLCGKTVRNGREIRCTYKNPCEMDLHACQKREEWRKDTTGRCTRDSEECRR
- the LOC120452763 gene encoding uncharacterized protein LOC120452763 isoform X1 is translated as MQFVCTLGNKLLLICVLLGIFTIVGGQLFTLSVVPKKCHDVCPMGYRVVCALDVLDGCLRTFASSCVMQMYNCKYQKDYRIIAKRACEFISNDELLGMDI
- the LOC120452763 gene encoding uncharacterized protein LOC120452763 isoform X2; this translates as MQFVCTLGNKLLLICVLLGIFTIVGGQLFTLSVPKKCHDVCPMGYRVVCALDVLDGCLRTFASSCVMQMYNCKYQKDYRIIAKRACEFISNDELLGMDI
- the LOC120452759 gene encoding uncharacterized protein LOC120452759, encoding MRAVWMWMLLAVMNLTLGQSIGDHADNEVSEQIQPKSRRSSCKKCYPYLYPKAKYYVLPKRTAEKRRHNVVFLVKDLKTGRPLKVAFRNGLKNNKNVRVLKAFNNNNDPCRAKPGRCVYRLFNRKTLRTYRADLRTSKKNGKRVSVLKLIP
- the LOC120452760 gene encoding salivary glue protein Sgs-5, whose product is MLVNLSLLFVLLGGIIHLSEAQTTDCSNTCMLRARCTPYYKDLVWSVVDRVCRVFQNGCIFANENCMRANRCLPPMVATTKEECTKEIYCPRWCSRGAPRVCAWFPYTDSNGNTGGRDMTFGSRCLLDMYACRHAEAYVNEPRIGSCT
- the LOC120452639 gene encoding lysosomal aspartic protease; protein product: MRCRILVLCAIICLFVILTEARQRKAKHSADRRSLAVRSGHRNQRSSVRQGRRLTARSGRQRKRRLNAAKKNRRRRNLARKSKRKTKAKTESNARSGATYAILPLDFQQNFVRTTDNLRSEKAFLASRYGFSFAKTSGTATLKNTANMEYTCKMNIGTPKQKFTVLPDTGSSNIWVPGPHCKSKACQKHKKYHPAKSSTYVKNGKSFAITYGSGSVAGVLAKDTVRIAGLTVTNQTFAMTTKEPGTTFVTSNFDGILGLGYRSISVDNVKTLVENMCSEDVITSCKFAICMKGGGSSSRGGALIFGSSNTSAYSGSNSYTYTPVTTKGYWQFTLQDIYVGSTKVSGSVQAIVDSGTSLITAPTAIYNKINKVIGCTATSSGECWMKCAKEIPDFTFVIAGKKFVVKGNKMKVKVKTNRGKTVCISAVSEVPDEPVILGDAFIRHFCTVFDLANNRIGFAATTYAT
- the LOC120452228 gene encoding aspartic proteinase A3, whose translation is MLRVLLFLLAGLSLVFATGKILKVPLHVRRSFEGSEVFLAENASKGSKTLQLLLKSHNNMEYYGNISMGNPRQNFSVIFDTGSSNTWLPSVNCPKSNAACQNHRKYNSSASSSYAPDGRNFTLQYGSGRVVGYLSQDTMHIAGAELPSLTFGESLFLQHFAFSEVQFDGLVGLGLGVLSWSNTTPFLELLCANRLIEKCIFSVYLRREPREIVFGGFDETKFEGKLHYMPVSQWRTWSLEITKTSVATKQIGGKSNAILDTGTSLVLVPQKTYQNLLNALSAKLQNGYSVVTCRSEPLPNINILIGDMVFPLTPSNYLMEVILDRKPVCVLAIAPINRGFWVLGDIFLSRYYTVFDATERRIGLAQAK
- the LOC120452762 gene encoding greglin, which codes for MKSFSVIFCLLFVLTQIAAQTQRECPDICPAIYSPVCVEALINGKWVRCLFSNSCQLGVSTCRHGINWCKQNEEKCKRSSPTCSQYR